In a genomic window of Rhinoraja longicauda isolate Sanriku21f chromosome 23, sRhiLon1.1, whole genome shotgun sequence:
- the LOC144605000 gene encoding electron transfer flavoprotein regulatory factor 1-like, which yields MANPLRSEVIKLYKNLLHLGREYPKGADYFNDHLKAAFMKNKDVTDPEKIKELIARGQYVIKELEALYYLRKYRAMKQRYVDNNK from the exons ATGGCAAATCCTCTGAGAAGTGAAGTGATAAAACTGTACAAAAAT TTGCTGCACCTTGGCAGAGAATATCCTAAAGGAGCAGATTACTTCAACGATCATCTCAAGGCAGCCTTTATGAAAAACAAGGACGTTACGGATCCTGAGAAAATCAAGGAACTCATAGCCCGGGGACAGTATGTGATCAAGGAACTGGAAGCTTTGTATTACCTTAGGAAATACAGAGCAATGAAACAACGTTATGTAGACAATAATAAGTGA